In Schistocerca serialis cubense isolate TAMUIC-IGC-003099 chromosome 8, iqSchSeri2.2, whole genome shotgun sequence, one genomic interval encodes:
- the LOC126417184 gene encoding transcription termination factor 4, mitochondrial, with translation MQPVSHIVAVRIVPLCWNSCRHTFCYNIWGLKAHNQAESQRPADIIHNSSSKFLHTASAEDKISLSDDSKSTLRKLVEDVGIDEETFNKAFRKEPRLLDVHHSIWENSLKALRVCGFSGKECLSMFIASPSLLKTKPDALLSGVKNWQSTVLGEQKLISLLTLCPQLLFVERHEIYRRFPVLKTLSSQDNVVELLRRYPDYMFVDWNDFLAKVNYVEEEMKINRIQISKCDLLSCSLLELRTRHMFLERTGNYIPPNPKTAEHLPNKNPSLRQIIDSDDIHFATKLAGVTVEEFEVFRELYKEELNQTVYDYSDSD, from the coding sequence ATGCAACCGGTGAGTCATATTGTGGCCGTGCGAATTGTGCCCCTCTGCTGGAACTCGTGTAGACATACCTTCTGCTATAATATATGGGGCTTAAAAGCGCATAACCAAGCTGAATCGCAGCGACCGGCGGATATTATCCATAACTCTTCATCAAAATTTTTACATACAGCGAGTGCTGAGGACAAGATCAGTTTGTCAGATGACAGCAAATCAACACTTCGGAAACTTGTTGAGGACGTTGGTATCGATGAAGAAACATTTAATAAAGCCTTTCGTAAGGAACCGAGATTGCTTGATGTACACCACTCAATATGGGAAAATAGTTTGAAGGCATTACGAGTTTGTGGTTTTTCTGGAAAGGAGTGCCTAAGCATGTTCATAGCATCACCTTCGTTATTGAAAACTAAGCCCGATGCTCTATTATCGGGCGTGAAAAACTGGCAAAGCACTGTCCTTGGCGAACAGAAGCTGATTTCATTGCTCACGTTATGTCCGCAGCTGTTATTCGTCGAACGCCACGAAATTTATAGAAGATTTCCTGTTTTGAAAACACTGTCATCACAGGACAATGTTGTAGAACTCCTGAGACGTTATCCAGACTACATGTTCGTAGACTGGAATGACTTCTTGGCTAAAGTGAATTATGTGGAAGAAGAGATGAAAATAAACAGAATTCAAATATCCAAGTGTGATCTATTGAGTTgttcactacttgaattaaggaCTAGACACATGTTCTTAGAACGTACTGGTAACTACATTCCTCCAAATCCTAAAACGGCAGAACATTTGCCAAACAAAAATCCGAGTTTGAGGCAAATAATAGATAGTGATGATATACATTTTGCAACAAAACTTGCAGGAGTGACGGTAGAAGAATTTGAGGTTTTCCGGGAACTATATAAAGAAGAACTTAATCAAACTGTTTATGATTACTCTGATTCCGACTGA